AATCCAGGTTTGTTGGTTTTCCATTTTTgccattaatataattttaaaatgtctgtagtTAATATCTTAGCAAAATGTGGTTTCAATTTTGGTCACATGGTTATCTTCTGTAAAACATTCATTTATCTCATTATCATGAATTAGTGTATTCTTACACTGAATAGAACCGATAGCCAGAGATAGAAGTAAGGAACTAGAAGGTTCTCTCCAGATACAAATTTAGGTAAAGAAAGACCTTTAAAATCAACGTATGAACCAGCTAAACTGCAACTTGAAAGCTCTATATAAATTGCTATTTCATTATTATGAGAGACAGTATTTTCCTCATATTAGAATGAAGGCGAGGAAACCAGAGGACAGAACAAAGAAGTTAGATTGTTTTTCAGCTCTTCATTAATCTGGTTTTTTCCAGTGCAACTGAGTTATTTTGAGTGGAATTTCCGTCATAGTATGACATCTACATTGAAAAGTAAAAACCCCAGGTAGtttaaatccaaataaaaataattttggaggaTATTACCATTTTGCAAGAAAGTAATCTATCTCTGgtctaaaaaaaatttagttcagAAGTCTTAGAAACCATAATatctttgtaataattttaatttggGTTTCCTGActaacattatatttctattttaattagatgaacaagattatctCCAGGATGCACAAAATGCGTATGATTCTAACCACTATTCAGTTTCTTCAGAGTTGGCTTCCTCACAACTAACTTCAGTGCTACCAAAGGATCAACAGTGCATTAATTGTTGTGCCTCATCAGAAACAGGCTGTGAAACAAATGAGATTTCCCTGAATGAAAAAACACTTGAGGGACTGACAtctatacaaaatgaaaaaaatgtaacaggACTTGATCTCCTTTCTTCTGTGGATAGTGGCACTTCAGATGAAATCCAGCCTCTGTACAAGGGACGATGTAGTAAACCTGTCTGTGATCTGATAAGTGACATGGGTAACTTAGTTCATGTAACTAACAGtgaagaagatattaaaaaattattgccagATGATTTTAAGTCTAGTGCAGATTCATTGATTGGACTGGATTTATCTTCAATGTCAGAAACTTTCTGTGTTTCTTCAATAGACCATGGTAATGTCATAGAGGAACAAAATGATGACTCTGAATTACAAAACAGAGAAATCAGTGGAACTAAAGAATTTGGTATAAAAGTAGATACATCACTTTTAGATTCATGTAattatgatggaaaagaaaatttaaaggataaaaaGATCTCTAATCAGTTAGAATCAGTTGATTTTAACATGCTATCTACTTTGACTGAACAAAGTTCCAAAATGTTTGATGCCAAAGACAACCTACAACACAAGAACCAGCCATGTGAATTAGTAAAAGCTGATGGCTGTTTGGTAAAAGAGGAGGTAGATGTGGCAGTTGGAGTTGCCACAGAATGTTTAAAAGGAGACAGCACGAGTTCTTTGCCTTGCAGTCTTCCAAAAAATGGAGGTTTATGCTTAAATGATTCAAATTTAAGTGATGAAAATTTCAAATTACCTGACTTATCCTTTCAGGAAGATAGGACTGCTGCATTTATAAAACAATCTGCAAAAGAAGACTCAAGAAATTTAGATCTTAAAGATAATAAAGATGTAATCCAGGATCCCTCTTCAACTTCACATGTCTCAAGTGAATATATGTACTCCTCATTGTCCTGTCTTCCAGTACCTGGGTCTTTGTGTGGATCATTAATCGAAAGTAAAGTGCATGGTGATTGTCTACCTCAGAATGACTCTAAAGATAATATACAAGATGCAATGACTATGCatgaagaaatacagaagaatgtcattttaagtgggGAAACTTTGAAGGAGAGTGATCTCTTGAaacaggaaaaatgtaaaaacatactTCACCAGCCACTAATTGAAAAGATGGGAGACAGAAAGTTAGATTCTGACCAGATGGTAATTAGAGTTGAATCTTTGGATTACTCTGATAACACCAGTTCTTCTGCAGCTGCAGAATCTCAAATAGAGCTTTCTGATGCCCCAGAGTCTCCAGATCATTGTGAAGATCTTACTTTTTCAAGCAATGATATTGATGGGCAAGACTTGGATTACTTTAATATTGATGAAGGCATGAAAAGTGGTGCaccaattagtgatgctgaacttGATGCTTTTCTGAATGAACAGTATCTTCAGACCAATTCCGTAAAATcatttgaagaaaatgtaaatgactcAAAATCTCAAATGAATCAGATAGATATGAAAGGCCTAGATGATGGAAATGCCAGTAATATATATTTCAATGCTGAAGCAGGAGCTACTGGGGAAAGCCCTGGTATTAATATAATTTGTGAAACAgttgataaacaaaatataacagaaaatggTAGCctttctttaggggaaaaaagtacatTTCCAGTTGAACAAGGGTTATCTAGCAGTAAGTCTGAGATTACAAATGAAGTATCAGTCTCTAATATTAACAGTCAGTCTGTTCATGTTGGAGGGGCCAGACCTAAGCAATTGTTTAGTGCTCCATCAAGAACAAGGAGTTCAAAGGAACCAGATAAGCCAGATGTTCCAAATATGCCTGAAAGTGAACCCAGCATAGGAAATACCGTTGTTCCAACAACTTGTACTACAGATTCTACTACTGATCCTCAGGTTAGCTTCAACTCTAATTACATTGATATAGAAAGTAATTTTGAAGGTGGATCTAGTTTTGTAACTGCAAATGAAGACTCTCTTCCTGCAAACACCTGCAAAGAAGGCCTGGTTTTGGGCCAGAAACAACCTACTTGGGTTCCTGATTCAGAAGCTCCAAATTGTATGAACTGCCAAGTTAAATTTACTTTTACCAAACGGCGACATCACTGCCGAGCATGTGGTAAAGTAAGTTataaaaatctttgtcttttattctttcaagACATTTCAAATGAAATACAATGTGACCAAAAAGCTTATTAATTGATGATTAAAAGATTCATTAgtttaaaatcattgtttttcACCTACATGGAAATATATAAAGCACTGTCATTTTACAGATTGCTTGAGGGTTAAATAACTGTCACATTGTCATGAATATTACATGTTGGGAAATGAGGAACACTAATTTTTGTGAAATCTAAGAATACATGTCTTTTTAACAATATGTCAGATGTACCAAATTCAGTCAGTTCCTAGTTTGTCCTTGAATACTTAATTTCAGGACCACTCTTGCAGCTAGTATCATGGTCAAAACTTGAAgtaaacactgagaaaaaaggcAAATTGGCTTGCATAAGGTTCAGAGCACTGAAGCTGTCTTTATTTGTCGTCTGATTGCCTTAATCATCTATAAACTCTTAAGAGTTGCCTGTAGAAATAACattgcattttttcatttttcagtaataTATTGGTCTCAGATCAACCCCACtctctttcagaaaaataacattttactttttttcttaattgaggtatagttgatttacaatattgtataagtttcagatatacaacctAGTGATTCACAACttaaactccatttatagttattataaagtactggctgtattccctgcactgtacagtatatacttgtagcttatttattttatacatagtagtctgacctcttaatcccctacccctatctgatatgcccctcccaccttccctgtccccactgaagaccactagtttgttccctctgtgagtctgtttcttttttgaataacattctacttttaaaagttgtaaagGACCAGAGAAAGCTTTTTCAATTATTAACTTATTcattaaagaacatttttgttCCCTTCCAATTAACATAACTGATTTAAAGGAAGTCTCATCagagatataattttaaattgcagaaacctaatttcagtttaaaaaaaaagagtcattttaATAACTACCTATAGTGATTAGAAAAATTGTTTACATGATCAGAAAAATGGTTAGAGTTTGGGggtctccccttcccctgcctccagtAGGTATAAACGtgcttaaaacaaaaccaaatttgatattttattcttcataGGTATTTTGTGGTGTCTGTTGTAATAggaagtgtaaactgcagtatctagaaaaggaagcaagagtatGTGTAGTCTGCTATGAGACTATTAGTAAAGGTGAGTATTAACCTGacatattttcttccaataattgcatatatcttaaaaataattggaTTGTGACAAAGataaacttctttattttcttaaggcGAGGACCTAGTGTTGACTTATCTGGCTTAGGTGGGACATCCCAAGGcttggtttctcttctttttgttctactCTCACAATTATTACTACCAGTCTGGAAAGGAAGCATTCAGTTTCTGGAGTGGCAGTTCATTAACTTTTAACAGGTACCAAGTCCCTAAATGCTACATTTCACCTGCCTATTTGTTTTTGTCACCATCATtgtcatcctcatcctcatcatcttaatttaaacatttatagaATATCTACCAGTAAGTAGTATTCAGTCTTATATATTAATAGTATGAGGCAAGATAATAGGTTCCACTCTGTAGAAAAACAACATAAAGTGGGAATAAAAGATAAGGTagtaatatttatcatttttatataaattcataGGACTGTCATGCtatttgacatttttctcattttttttccttctcagttttagaattttattttcatgtgtttccCATTGCTTCTCTGGCTCCCTAGCTAGCTTACTGTTACCAGCAATAATCTTGGTGGTCTTATTTGTGTTCTCACAGTTGTATGTGTTTGTGCGGGTGTACACATGtgcttgtgtttttttcctcaaatacatGCTTGTTCCTTTGAGTACTTCTTGGCATTTCCAAAGACTTGTTGACAGTTTAATTCCCAAGAAATATTTCTTGGGACTTTCTAAGACCAGGCCTGTGCACTAGTTCAGGTACTGCTTCCTGTTAGCCAGGAGAATAAATACCtgataataatttgtttttctcttttgaatgaaGATAAATTTTTTCAGCAATTCTTCAAAAAGCTCTGATGTGAGTCTGTTAGCCTGAGGTAAGCTGCTTTACTCCCTGCTGTTGACCTCTGCTCTGGAAGATGATAGAGTGTGAAtctttttgtatttccatattaCCACCAATGTTTATGAAGATTTTAGTTTAAGTGCTTatagttgttttgtttcttcttgtgcTGCTTCAGTAGCCTTTAAGACTACTGCTAATGTTGTTAGTCAAGTGACCTGCTAGACTTCAGAAATCTTAGCACAagctacatatttatttttccccacttgaaaaataaaataaaacagccatGAAGATTTGAAACATTATTTGAGTTGATATGTCAGATTTTTAGTTGAACATTAAAACATACTCTGACTGTAACGATCTAGGAGAGGAGAAGATATAATCATTAAAGAGTCTCAGTAGGATACTGAGA
The sequence above is a segment of the Camelus ferus isolate YT-003-E chromosome 3, BCGSAC_Cfer_1.0, whole genome shotgun sequence genome. Coding sequences within it:
- the ZFYVE16 gene encoding zinc finger FYVE domain-containing protein 16, with the translated sequence MDSYFKAAVSDLDKLLDDFEQNPDEQDYLQDAQNAYDSNHYSVSSELASSQLTSVLPKDQQCINCCASSETGCETNEISLNEKTLEGLTSIQNEKNVTGLDLLSSVDSGTSDEIQPLYKGRCSKPVCDLISDMGNLVHVTNSEEDIKKLLPDDFKSSADSLIGLDLSSMSETFCVSSIDHGNVIEEQNDDSELQNREISGTKEFGIKVDTSLLDSCNYDGKENLKDKKISNQLESVDFNMLSTLTEQSSKMFDAKDNLQHKNQPCELVKADGCLVKEEVDVAVGVATECLKGDSTSSLPCSLPKNGGLCLNDSNLSDENFKLPDLSFQEDRTAAFIKQSAKEDSRNLDLKDNKDVIQDPSSTSHVSSEYMYSSLSCLPVPGSLCGSLIESKVHGDCLPQNDSKDNIQDAMTMHEEIQKNVILSGETLKESDLLKQEKCKNILHQPLIEKMGDRKLDSDQMVIRVESLDYSDNTSSSAAAESQIELSDAPESPDHCEDLTFSSNDIDGQDLDYFNIDEGMKSGAPISDAELDAFLNEQYLQTNSVKSFEENVNDSKSQMNQIDMKGLDDGNASNIYFNAEAGATGESPGINIICETVDKQNITENGSLSLGEKSTFPVEQGLSSSKSEITNEVSVSNINSQSVHVGGARPKQLFSAPSRTRSSKEPDKPDVPNMPESEPSIGNTVVPTTCTTDSTTDPQVSFNSNYIDIESNFEGGSSFVTANEDSLPANTCKEGLVLGQKQPTWVPDSEAPNCMNCQVKFTFTKRRHHCRACGKVFCGVCCNRKCKLQYLEKEARVCVVCYETISKAQAFERMMSPTGSTIKSNHSDECATIQPLQETQTPSIPSPTTLPISALKQPSVEGLCSKEQKRVWFADGILPNGEVADTTKLSSGSKRCCEDFSPLLPDMPLMVNTEDHAYSTTVEKTNSEIGDTIRNEMIRSPISQVPSVEKLPTNTGTEELPTSGSFVLDDDVFAETEEASGPTGVLVNSNLPVVSTSDYRLLCGIEKNVCNKISLLPDDEDSLPPLLAVSGEKGSVPVVEEHPSHEQIILLLEGEGPVTFVLNANLLVNVKLVFYSSDKYWYFSTNGLHGLGQAEIIILLLCLPNEDTIPKDIFRLFITIYKDALKGKYIENLDNITFSESFLSSKDHGGFLFITPTFQKLDDLLLPCNPFLCGILIQKLEIPWAKVFPMRLMLRLGAEYKAYPAPLTSIRGRKPLFGEIGHTIMNLLVDLRNYQYTLHNIDQLLIHMEMGKSCIKIPRKKYNDVMKVINSSNEHVISIGASFSTEADSHLVCIQNDGVYQTQANSATGHHRKVTGASFVVFNGALKASSGFLAKSSIVEDGLMVQITPETMDGLRLALREQKDFKITCGKVDAVDMREYVDICWVDSEEKGNKGVISSVDGISLQGFPSEKIKLEADFETDEKTVKCTEVFYFLKDQDFSISATRYQFAKEIAMACSAALCSHLKTLKSNGMNKIGLRVSIDTDMVEFQAGSEGQLLPQHYLNDLDSALIPVIHGGTSNSTSLPLEIELVFFIIENLF